In a genomic window of Shouchella clausii:
- the qoxB gene encoding cytochrome aa3 quinol oxidase subunit I gives MRWDEFIVTGDPLILGAQISIALSSIIAIVALTYFKKWKVLWTDWITSVDHKKIGIMYIACALLMLFRGGVDAMMMRLQLTAPGMTFLNSQHYNEIFTTHGTIMIIFMAMPFLIGLMNVVVPLQIGARDVAFPFLNNLSFWTFFFGMALFNISFIIGGSPAAGWTSYFPLASNDFSPGVGQNFYALGLQLSGIGTLATGINFIVTIFKMRTKGMTLMKMPMFTWTVLITSMIIVLAFPVLTVALAMMTFDRLFGSAFFTLQGQGLDMLWANLFWIWGHPEVYIVILPAFGIFSEIISTFARKKLFGYNAMVASVVIISFLSFLVWVHHFFTMGNSAAVNSFFSITTMAISIPTGVKIFNWLFTLHKGKIRITVPMLWSLGFIPNFVIGGVTGVMLAMAAADYQYHNTYFLVSHFHYVLIAGTVFACFAGLVYWYPKMFGHRLNEKIGKWVFWIFMIGFNICFFPQYFLGLDGMPRRIYTYLESDNWFSLNAISTVGAFMMAIGFALFVYNIYYSWRYEKRDTTGDPWDGRTLEWATSSAIPPFYNFAKVPEVSERDALWDMKEKGIDPNADTNYQKIHMPSNTWLGPVMSLMMFIASFALVFSWFPLAIIGGIGIFICMIIRSFDYNDGYYVSVEEITEIENKAREA, from the coding sequence TTGAGATGGGATGAATTTATTGTAACGGGAGACCCGCTTATACTTGGTGCGCAAATTTCCATTGCTTTATCAAGTATAATTGCAATTGTCGCCCTTACTTATTTTAAAAAATGGAAAGTGCTCTGGACGGACTGGATCACATCCGTTGACCATAAAAAGATTGGGATTATGTACATTGCGTGTGCATTGTTAATGCTTTTCCGCGGTGGCGTCGACGCAATGATGATGCGTTTGCAATTGACTGCCCCAGGCATGACGTTTTTAAACAGCCAGCATTACAATGAAATTTTTACGACGCATGGCACGATCATGATCATTTTCATGGCGATGCCTTTCCTGATTGGGTTAATGAACGTTGTCGTGCCGCTGCAAATTGGCGCGCGTGACGTTGCGTTTCCATTCTTGAACAATTTAAGCTTTTGGACATTCTTTTTTGGAATGGCACTTTTTAATATTTCCTTTATCATTGGCGGTTCGCCAGCGGCAGGATGGACGTCTTATTTTCCACTTGCCTCGAATGACTTCAGTCCTGGCGTCGGTCAAAACTTTTATGCGCTCGGTCTTCAGCTTTCCGGTATCGGAACGCTTGCCACAGGGATCAACTTTATCGTCACGATCTTTAAAATGCGCACTAAAGGCATGACGCTAATGAAAATGCCGATGTTTACATGGACAGTTTTAATCACGTCAATGATTATTGTCCTTGCGTTTCCAGTGTTGACTGTAGCGCTAGCAATGATGACATTTGACCGGCTGTTCGGATCGGCGTTCTTTACCTTGCAAGGTCAAGGCCTTGATATGCTATGGGCCAACCTATTTTGGATTTGGGGCCACCCTGAAGTGTATATCGTTATTCTCCCTGCATTTGGGATCTTTTCAGAAATTATTTCAACGTTTGCGCGCAAAAAGTTGTTTGGCTACAATGCGATGGTCGCTTCCGTTGTGATTATTTCGTTTTTAAGTTTCCTTGTATGGGTTCACCACTTCTTTACAATGGGGAATAGCGCGGCTGTTAACTCGTTTTTCTCAATTACGACAATGGCGATTTCGATTCCGACAGGTGTCAAAATCTTTAACTGGCTCTTTACGCTACACAAAGGAAAAATTAGAATCACGGTGCCAATGCTTTGGTCGCTTGGCTTTATCCCGAACTTTGTGATCGGTGGGGTCACAGGCGTGATGTTGGCTATGGCAGCAGCTGATTACCAGTACCACAACACCTATTTCCTCGTGTCCCATTTCCATTATGTCCTTATTGCCGGAACGGTGTTTGCCTGCTTTGCCGGTTTGGTTTACTGGTATCCGAAAATGTTTGGCCATCGTTTAAACGAAAAAATCGGCAAATGGGTCTTTTGGATTTTTATGATCGGTTTCAATATCTGTTTCTTCCCGCAGTATTTTCTCGGGCTTGACGGCATGCCGCGGCGGATTTACACATACTTGGAATCCGACAATTGGTTTTCGCTTAATGCGATTTCCACAGTGGGTGCTTTCATGATGGCGATCGGATTTGCGTTGTTCGTCTATAATATTTACTACAGCTGGCGTTATGAAAAACGCGATACAACTGGCGATCCTTGGGACGGCCGCACATTGGAGTGGGCAACGTCTTCAGCAATACCGCCATTTTACAACTTTGCAAAAGTCCCTGAAGTATCAGAACGTGATGCTCTCTGGGATATGAAAGAAAAAGGCATTGATCCAAATGCCGATACAAATTACCAGAAAATCCATATGCCAAGCAATACATGGCTTGGACCAGTGATGAGTTTGATGATGTTCATTGCTTCCTTTGCCCTCGTATTTAGTTGGTTCCCGCTTGCGATTATAGGCGGTATTGGAATTTTCATTTGCATGATCATCCGTTCCTTTGATTACAACGACGGGTATTATGTAAGTGTAGAAGAAATTACAGAAATTGAAAATAAAGCGAGGGAGGCGTAA
- a CDS encoding acylphosphatase, whose translation MKRYEVEVTGKVQGVGFRVFVEQTASQYRVTGTVQNRPEGSVVIQVQGEEAEIGRFLAKVGQGNHFAKVEHMEKKEIPKKEKEARFSTIY comes from the coding sequence ATGAAACGGTATGAAGTCGAAGTAACAGGAAAAGTGCAAGGTGTTGGCTTTCGCGTCTTTGTGGAACAGACAGCGAGCCAATATCGCGTAACTGGCACAGTCCAAAATCGCCCAGAAGGTTCCGTTGTCATCCAAGTCCAAGGCGAGGAGGCTGAAATTGGACGGTTTTTAGCAAAAGTCGGACAAGGTAACCATTTTGCTAAAGTTGAACATATGGAGAAGAAGGAAATTCCTAAAAAAGAAAAGGAGGCGCGTTTTTCGACCATCTACTGA
- the qoxC gene encoding cytochrome aa3 quinol oxidase subunit III, with protein MAAHETINPNEPLEYQSSEGRNNILGFWIFLGAEFALFATLFASYFVLVDRNAGAVPSAELFDLNLVLIMTFLLLTSSFTCGIAIHEMRAGRMKQTLVWIGLTLLLGLGFVGFEIYEFIHYVHEGATLSASAHWSTFFVLLGTHGLHVSIGIGWIVLLAIQMLKRGFTPRTTSKFFIASLYWHFLDVVWIMIFTGVYLLGMEWV; from the coding sequence GTGGCAGCACATGAAACGATAAATCCAAACGAACCACTTGAATATCAATCATCTGAAGGCCGCAACAATATCCTAGGTTTCTGGATTTTTCTTGGCGCTGAATTCGCTTTGTTTGCAACGCTGTTCGCCTCGTATTTTGTCCTCGTTGACAGAAATGCCGGGGCAGTGCCGTCTGCGGAACTGTTTGATTTAAACCTTGTGTTAATTATGACGTTCCTGCTTTTGACAAGTTCGTTTACTTGTGGGATCGCGATCCATGAAATGCGTGCCGGTAGAATGAAACAAACGCTTGTCTGGATTGGTTTGACGCTTTTACTAGGCCTTGGCTTTGTTGGCTTTGAGATATACGAGTTTATCCATTATGTCCATGAAGGGGCGACCTTGTCGGCAAGCGCCCATTGGTCAACATTCTTTGTGCTGCTTGGCACACACGGCTTGCATGTCTCGATCGGCATCGGCTGGATTGTGTTGTTGGCGATTCAAATGCTAAAACGCGGGTTTACGCCACGGACAACGTCTAAGTTTTTCATCGCCAGCCTGTATTGGCACTTTTTAGATGTTGTATGGATTATGATCTTTACCGGCGTATATTTGCTAGGAATGGAGTGGGTGTAA
- a CDS encoding Hsp20/alpha crystallin family protein codes for MSEHFPRKPGGGHDFMASIDQFFQSAFRNFSTQLFGPSIPVRIKEEPDRFVIEAELTGIKKEQIELESLRQALIIRVHHNSEVTTIDDETKLITKQHASSKSERAIPVPFPFNEEDIHAHYENGLLRIVIKGKRKTISIK; via the coding sequence ATGTCTGAACATTTCCCACGGAAGCCAGGGGGCGGCCATGACTTTATGGCGTCAATCGATCAGTTTTTTCAATCGGCATTTCGGAACTTTTCAACACAATTGTTTGGCCCCTCCATACCGGTACGTATAAAAGAAGAACCAGACCGTTTTGTGATAGAGGCCGAACTTACAGGAATCAAAAAAGAGCAAATTGAGTTGGAATCGCTGCGGCAAGCGCTTATTATCCGTGTTCATCACAACAGTGAAGTCACGACAATCGATGACGAGACGAAACTAATCACCAAACAACATGCTTCTTCCAAAAGCGAGCGCGCAATTCCTGTCCCATTTCCTTTTAATGAAGAGGACATTCATGCCCATTACGAAAATGGATTGCTCCGCATCGTCATTAAAGGAAAGCGGAAAACGATTTCGATTAAATGA
- a CDS encoding dipeptidase yields the protein MKIIDTHCDALYKLWRDEGKAFADDEDIATNAARLKQGNVFVQFFAIWVPSTVPQESKFQVVQKQINAFYERVLAVPNMKAIRSLDEVASLKEGEIGAVLALEGMDALGTDMGKLEWLYEKGVSSIGLTWNDANLCADGIGEMRGAGLTEFGKKVIALNNKHHVLNDVSHLSIAAFWDVLECSKRTIASHSNAYAVCRHPRNLHDDQIDALIASDSFIGVVFYPTFIKSELGASIRDLICHIDHIASRGGVAHIGFGSDFDGISIHVDKLEHAGMYEHLVNELLKHYKEAEVEGFCNRNFIEKAIGG from the coding sequence ATGAAGATAATTGATACACACTGCGATGCTCTTTATAAACTGTGGCGTGATGAGGGCAAAGCGTTTGCCGATGACGAAGACATCGCGACAAATGCAGCAAGGTTAAAACAAGGGAATGTGTTTGTTCAGTTTTTTGCGATTTGGGTGCCATCAACTGTTCCGCAAGAATCAAAATTTCAAGTGGTGCAAAAGCAAATCAATGCATTCTATGAGCGTGTCCTTGCTGTGCCTAACATGAAGGCGATTCGCTCATTGGATGAAGTTGCTTCCTTAAAAGAGGGGGAAATTGGCGCTGTCCTTGCTTTAGAGGGGATGGATGCCTTAGGAACAGATATGGGCAAATTGGAATGGTTGTATGAGAAAGGGGTTTCCTCCATTGGCTTAACATGGAATGACGCCAATTTATGCGCCGATGGTATTGGTGAAATGCGAGGCGCCGGACTAACCGAATTTGGCAAAAAAGTGATCGCATTGAATAACAAACACCATGTGCTAAATGATGTGTCCCATTTGAGTATTGCTGCTTTTTGGGATGTCCTTGAATGTTCAAAAAGAACGATTGCCAGCCATTCAAATGCGTATGCTGTTTGCCGTCATCCCCGCAATTTGCACGATGACCAAATCGATGCACTAATTGCAAGTGACAGTTTCATTGGCGTCGTGTTCTATCCTACTTTTATAAAAAGCGAGCTGGGCGCTTCTATTCGCGATCTCATTTGTCATATCGACCACATAGCAAGCCGGGGCGGGGTCGCCCATATCGGTTTTGGTTCAGACTTCGATGGTATTTCTATTCATGTTGACAAGTTAGAGCACGCTGGCATGTATGAACATTTAGTGAATGAACTATTAAAACATTATAAGGAAGCGGAAGTCGAAGGGTTTTGCAACAGAAATTTCATTGAAAAAGCAATAGGCGGATAA
- the qoxD gene encoding cytochrome aa3 quinol oxidase subunit IV — MAQEKETAANHHGFPWKHVIGFVLSIVLTLLAVWVMSQTNLAWDVRIIIVFVFAFIQMTVQLHMFMHIGEGKAGYVQIGHTWFAIIIAVIIVIGSYLVLRTGHI; from the coding sequence ATGGCACAGGAAAAAGAAACAGCAGCCAACCACCACGGTTTTCCTTGGAAACATGTAATTGGCTTTGTGCTCTCGATTGTTCTCACGCTACTAGCAGTATGGGTCATGTCGCAAACCAATTTGGCTTGGGATGTACGAATCATTATTGTCTTTGTGTTTGCCTTTATCCAGATGACAGTACAGCTTCATATGTTTATGCATATAGGTGAAGGCAAAGCAGGTTACGTGCAAATCGGCCACACATGGTTTGCGATTATCATTGCGGTGATTATTGTAATCGGCTCTTATCTTGTACTGAGAACGGGCCACATTTAA
- a CDS encoding alpha/beta hydrolase, protein MERFSKSVTKGVAFFALTAVTISLISIFFVQSWRYTEAGKVPPKTAVLLHAVNNRLLPEGKLEAPAFLAVKAPPTIERHQVTIPTRDGGDIPATVYQPIAAGPHPIIVYYHGGAFMEGYGDLDTHDNIIRSLAARTGAIVVAPAYRLAPTYAFPTAVNDSYDALTWVYENADVLDGDGDRLAVAGDSAGGNLAAAVAIMSGEEDGPALSGQALLYPLATFEDAKFPSRDMYASGFYFLSRAVMEMAQQSYAPNEADWASPYTSPLNAEDVSMMPSTLIITGEFDPLRDEGEALAKRLYNEGIYVQAQRFNGVMHGFISFYEVMERGDKGLQSAAAFLKEALNKELPEPQNSQPFAVEVIDDRDSWRDEAEAYVIGVYLLFKQMIRAFE, encoded by the coding sequence ATGGAGAGGTTTTCCAAATCTGTTACAAAGGGAGTAGCGTTTTTTGCTTTGACAGCCGTTACGATCAGCTTAATCTCGATTTTTTTTGTGCAAAGCTGGCGCTACACAGAAGCGGGAAAAGTGCCTCCAAAAACGGCTGTGTTGCTTCACGCCGTCAACAACCGGCTTTTGCCTGAAGGGAAACTGGAAGCGCCTGCCTTTTTAGCAGTCAAGGCGCCGCCAACGATTGAACGTCACCAAGTCACGATTCCGACTAGGGATGGGGGAGACATTCCAGCAACTGTTTATCAGCCTATCGCTGCTGGGCCACACCCGATCATTGTCTACTATCATGGAGGCGCGTTTATGGAAGGGTACGGCGACTTGGATACTCATGACAATATTATCCGTTCGCTTGCAGCCCGAACCGGTGCTATTGTAGTTGCCCCAGCTTATCGGCTTGCCCCGACTTATGCTTTTCCTACAGCGGTAAACGATAGCTATGATGCCCTTACCTGGGTTTATGAGAATGCAGACGTTTTAGATGGCGATGGGGATAGGCTTGCAGTGGCTGGCGATAGCGCTGGAGGAAACCTTGCTGCGGCTGTTGCTATCATGTCTGGAGAAGAAGATGGTCCTGCCTTGTCAGGGCAAGCGCTCCTTTACCCATTGGCTACTTTTGAAGATGCGAAGTTTCCGTCACGTGACATGTATGCAAGCGGCTTTTATTTTTTGTCCCGTGCGGTTATGGAAATGGCGCAACAATCGTATGCGCCAAACGAAGCGGATTGGGCATCGCCTTACACTTCGCCTCTTAATGCCGAAGACGTGTCGATGATGCCGAGTACGCTTATTATAACAGGCGAGTTTGATCCGTTACGCGATGAAGGGGAAGCTTTGGCAAAACGTTTGTATAATGAAGGGATCTATGTACAAGCACAGCGTTTTAATGGAGTGATGCACGGCTTTATCTCTTTCTATGAAGTGATGGAGCGAGGCGACAAAGGGCTGCAATCAGCAGCCGCTTTTTTGAAAGAGGCGCTAAACAAGGAATTGCCTGAACCACAAAATAGCCAGCCATTTGCAGTAGAAGTGATCGACGACCGTGATTCTTGGCGAGATGAGGCAGAAGCGTATGTGATTGGTGTGTATTTATTGTTTAAGCAAATGATCCGAGCATTTGAATAA
- the qoxA gene encoding cytochrome aa3 quinol oxidase subunit II encodes MVGLFLSGCGNLTVLDPQGPVAEQQSDLIMLSIWFMIFIVLVVFVLLTVMIVKYRDRGNNDNYDPSIEGSHKLEFVWTIIPIIIVTILSVPTVITIYNLEEAPEVAEGSVQVDPLVIHATSVNWKWIFSYPEENIETVNYVNIPVDRPVQFKLTSADSMASFWVPQLGGQKYSMSGMETELFLMANEPGTYNGRNANFTGEGFTEQRFLVNAVTDESYDSWVEEVQAEAPPLSEEEYAHLMVPGHAEEMTFSSTHLEFVNHAYDPTYALEKSAELGYEPLNPHSREGKAYEMPKLTQPIDTSRTYKVELDDE; translated from the coding sequence ATGGTCGGTCTCTTTCTGAGTGGTTGTGGGAATTTGACGGTCCTTGACCCACAAGGTCCTGTAGCGGAACAGCAAAGCGATTTGATCATGCTATCAATCTGGTTTATGATTTTCATTGTTTTAGTCGTGTTTGTTTTGCTTACAGTCATGATTGTCAAGTACCGTGACCGAGGAAACAATGACAATTATGATCCGTCGATTGAGGGCAGCCACAAGTTGGAATTTGTTTGGACGATTATTCCAATTATCATTGTCACCATTCTTTCTGTACCAACTGTCATAACCATTTATAATTTGGAAGAAGCTCCTGAAGTAGCTGAAGGCAGCGTCCAAGTTGATCCGCTTGTCATTCACGCAACAAGCGTAAACTGGAAATGGATCTTTAGCTATCCAGAGGAAAATATTGAAACGGTCAACTATGTCAATATCCCTGTTGATCGTCCAGTCCAGTTCAAATTGACTTCAGCAGATTCAATGGCATCGTTTTGGGTACCGCAGCTTGGTGGACAAAAATACAGCATGTCGGGTATGGAAACAGAATTGTTTTTAATGGCTAATGAACCAGGCACGTACAACGGCCGTAATGCAAACTTTACAGGCGAAGGGTTCACGGAGCAACGGTTCCTTGTTAATGCCGTAACAGATGAGAGCTATGATTCATGGGTGGAAGAAGTGCAAGCGGAAGCACCACCATTGTCAGAAGAAGAATACGCACATCTAATGGTTCCAGGTCACGCTGAAGAAATGACATTCTCTTCAACACATCTTGAGTTTGTCAACCATGCTTATGATCCGACATACGCGCTTGAGAAAAGTGCAGAACTTGGATATGAGCCACTAAATCCGCATTCGAGAGAAGGCAAAGCGTACGAAATGCCAAAACTGACGCAACCAATTGACACATCAAGAACATATAAAGTGGAATTGGATGATGAGTAA
- a CDS encoding HesB/YadR/YfhF family protein — protein sequence MEIKVTKPAINWFKQEFSEAEEPVPIRFYGRYGGCGSLQSGFSLGMSQTEPTEPAVVYEEDGFLFFIEEQDSWYFKDQLVRVKYSRKKDEIEFEYEQQ from the coding sequence ATGGAAATTAAGGTTACGAAACCTGCGATAAATTGGTTTAAACAAGAGTTTTCGGAAGCAGAAGAACCTGTCCCGATTCGTTTTTATGGCCGTTATGGTGGCTGTGGATCCTTGCAAAGTGGTTTTTCATTGGGGATGAGCCAAACGGAACCAACTGAACCGGCTGTCGTTTATGAAGAGGACGGTTTTTTGTTTTTTATTGAAGAACAAGATAGCTGGTATTTTAAAGATCAGCTTGTCCGGGTGAAATATAGTCGTAAGAAGGACGAAATCGAATTTGAATATGAACAACAGTAG
- the ywcE gene encoding spore morphogenesis/germination protein YwcE encodes MDLFFAYMFVASATPLFLWLEHRKIALASIPFIIVMWVLALAHIFDGFLFDLHHSAFVTAFLVNVFIAHFAALVLYVYPHLRSKSRRFTQSAE; translated from the coding sequence ATGGATTTGTTTTTCGCCTATATGTTTGTCGCCAGCGCGACGCCATTATTTCTGTGGCTGGAACACCGAAAAATTGCCCTTGCCAGCATTCCGTTTATCATTGTCATGTGGGTGCTAGCCCTTGCCCACATTTTTGATGGATTTTTGTTCGACCTTCACCACTCTGCATTTGTCACAGCGTTTCTGGTCAACGTCTTTATCGCCCATTTCGCTGCCCTTGTTCTTTATGTTTACCCACACCTCCGCAGCAAATCAAGGCGTTTTACACAGTCCGCTGAATAA
- a CDS encoding YppG family protein: protein MFPAPRRPYHQQMSHHNQAFLQRQQPGFQHPPYQRRPYRQMPQPFQQSGFPQQAAPKKKSIWTAPFTDDEGKFDLSRTATSVDKFVKTFQQVSPYVSRISSFFTR from the coding sequence ATGTTTCCTGCGCCACGACGTCCCTATCATCAGCAGATGAGCCACCACAATCAGGCGTTTTTGCAACGGCAACAGCCTGGTTTTCAACATCCCCCATATCAGCGCCGACCTTATCGCCAAATGCCACAGCCGTTCCAGCAAAGTGGATTCCCGCAACAGGCGGCGCCTAAAAAGAAGTCGATCTGGACAGCTCCATTTACAGACGATGAAGGAAAATTTGACCTCTCCCGAACAGCCACTTCAGTCGATAAATTTGTAAAAACATTCCAGCAAGTGTCGCCGTATGTATCAAGAATTAGCAGTTTTTTCACTAGATAG
- a CDS encoding DNA alkylation repair protein codes for MNDPYLCPKCKTNRTRFHRIVQQVEPVKLSPQTGEIVETYSEDSLDAFHMPYRGPSIRIQCGACGLNEAEDTFVAFARNNQFQ; via the coding sequence ATGAATGATCCCTATTTATGTCCAAAGTGCAAAACCAACCGGACAAGGTTCCACCGCATCGTTCAACAAGTTGAACCTGTCAAATTGAGTCCACAAACTGGTGAAATTGTTGAAACGTACAGCGAAGATTCACTTGATGCCTTCCATATGCCATACAGAGGCCCATCGATTCGCATCCAATGTGGAGCCTGTGGGCTAAACGAGGCTGAAGACACATTTGTCGCTTTTGCCCGAAATAATCAGTTTCAATAA
- the msrA gene encoding peptide-methionine (S)-S-oxide reductase MsrA, whose protein sequence is MEKAMFAGGCFWCMVQPFDQLPGIKAIVSGYSGGHMKNPTYEQVKTGETGHYEVVEITYDSERFPYSKLLELYWPQIDPTDDGGQFHDRGSQYRTAIFYYTEEQKQLAEASKAELNNSGRFNKPIVTAILPASTFYRAEEDHQDFYKKQPKAYKQDRAQSGRDEFIATNWKENKPR, encoded by the coding sequence ATCGAGAAAGCAATGTTTGCAGGAGGTTGTTTTTGGTGCATGGTCCAGCCGTTTGACCAGCTGCCAGGCATAAAAGCAATTGTATCAGGCTATTCAGGCGGTCATATGAAAAACCCGACTTATGAACAAGTAAAAACGGGCGAAACTGGACATTATGAAGTTGTAGAGATTACGTATGATTCAGAGCGGTTTCCTTACAGCAAGTTGCTTGAGCTGTACTGGCCGCAAATTGACCCAACGGATGATGGCGGCCAATTCCATGACCGTGGAAGTCAGTACCGCACGGCTATTTTTTATTATACAGAAGAACAAAAGCAGTTGGCGGAAGCTTCGAAAGCAGAATTAAACAACAGCGGCCGCTTTAACAAGCCAATTGTCACTGCGATTCTTCCTGCGTCCACGTTTTATCGGGCCGAGGAAGACCATCAAGATTTTTATAAAAAGCAGCCAAAGGCTTATAAACAAGACCGGGCGCAAAGCGGAAGAGACGAATTTATTGCAACGAACTGGAAAGAAAACAAACCGAGGTAG
- a CDS encoding chemotaxis protein: MALNMFQREEQRYDQELVLFKAGQSTYALNVLKVKEIIRPVPVTESPNRHSIVEGVIQVRGQVIPLINLYRLLEIDESVTVYFLVIEMGEQLFALKTGPVSHVHRTHSSTIKQPDAVTKGKEAFVSGVIPLPDNGVAFSLDLEKVLHFIQPSHMQGAMATDERRRNYPLLLVEDSKTLRSLLVDALREAGYEDVTTFDNGRDASRYLSDDACPLYEAIVTDIEMPYMNGHELTRHLRQDSRYQETPVIAFSSLDKGLMERRGEEAGVTEHVAKPDIHQLVDALDRQLLEKSESV; the protein is encoded by the coding sequence ATGGCGCTTAACATGTTTCAAAGGGAAGAGCAACGTTATGACCAGGAGCTTGTTTTGTTTAAAGCAGGGCAATCCACCTATGCATTAAATGTATTAAAAGTGAAAGAAATTATTCGACCGGTTCCGGTTACGGAATCACCAAACCGACATAGCATTGTTGAGGGCGTCATTCAAGTGCGCGGCCAAGTAATCCCATTAATCAACTTGTACCGCCTCTTGGAAATTGACGAAAGTGTAACGGTCTATTTTCTTGTAATTGAGATGGGAGAACAATTATTTGCGTTAAAAACGGGACCTGTCTCCCATGTTCACCGCACCCACTCTAGCACAATCAAACAGCCAGACGCTGTCACAAAAGGAAAAGAAGCTTTTGTGAGCGGGGTGATTCCGTTGCCGGACAATGGCGTTGCCTTCTCCCTTGATTTAGAGAAGGTGCTTCACTTTATCCAACCGTCTCACATGCAAGGGGCAATGGCAACGGATGAGCGCCGTCGCAACTACCCGCTTCTATTAGTAGAAGACTCAAAAACGTTGCGTTCGCTCCTTGTTGATGCATTGAGAGAGGCTGGCTATGAAGACGTTACAACATTTGATAATGGAAGGGATGCGTCCCGTTATTTGTCGGATGATGCATGCCCACTATATGAGGCGATCGTTACCGATATAGAAATGCCTTATATGAACGGCCACGAACTGACGAGGCATTTACGCCAAGACAGTCGCTATCAAGAAACCCCCGTTATTGCGTTCTCTTCGCTAGACAAAGGACTGATGGAACGAAGAGGGGAAGAAGCTGGCGTAACCGAGCATGTAGCCAAGCCAGACATCCATCAACTCGTCGATGCCCTTGATCGGCAACTACTGGAAAAAAGTGAGTCCGTTTAA